Below is a genomic region from Microbacterium sp. LWO12-1.2.
CGGTGTTGATGATCGAGCCTCGACCGGCGGGCACCATGTGGCGCAGCGCTGCCCTGCTGCACAGGTACACGCTCTTCAGGTTCACGTCCTGCACCCGGTCCCAGGCGGGCAGCTCGGTCGTCTCGATCGAGTCGTCGTCGGCCGGGGAGATGCCGGCGTTGTTGAAGGCGATGTCGATACGTCCGAACTCGGCGGCGACGCCGTCGAACAGCGCGTTCACCTTGGCCTCGTCGGCGACGTCGACGGGGCGGAACACCCCGCCGACCTGGGCCGCCGCTGCCTCGCCGGATGTCGGATCTACGTCGGCGATCACGACGAACGCGCCTTCGGCGGCGAAGCGCTGCGCGGTCGCGAAGCCGATGCCGCTCGCCCCGCCGGTGATGATGGCGACCTTGTCACGCAGTCGCTGGGTCAGATCGATGCTCATGGGTTCCTCCGAGTGGGGATCAATGGGGGTCGGGGATCAATGGGGGTCGGTGGCGAAGAAGACGTTCTTGGTCTCGGTGAAATGCTCGGCCGCGTCAGGTCCGAGCTCGCGCCCGAGGCCGGAGGCCTTCATCCCGCCGAACGGGGTCGCGTAGCGTACCGAGGAGTGCGAGTTCACCGACAGCACTCCGCTGCGCACACCGCGCGCCACGCGCACGGCGCGACCGAGGTTCTCGGTCCACAGCGAGCCCGCGAGACCGTAGATGGTGTCGTTGGCGAGACGGATCGCATCCGCCTCGTCGTCGAACGGCATCACGGCCACGACGGGACCGAAGATCTCCTGCTGCGCGATCCGGTCTCCCGGCTGCGCGAGCACGACGGCCGGCGCGAACCAGAAGCCGTCGCCCTGAGGTGCCGTGCCGCGGAACGCGATGTCGGCGCCGTCGAGGAAGCCGGCGACGGTGTCACGATGACCGGCAGAGATGAGCGGCCCCATATCGGTGTCATCGGAGGCCGGATCGCCGACGCGCC
It encodes:
- a CDS encoding 3-oxoacyl-ACP reductase, whose protein sequence is MSIDLTQRLRDKVAIITGGASGIGFATAQRFAAEGAFVVIADVDPTSGEAAAAQVGGVFRPVDVADEAKVNALFDGVAAEFGRIDIAFNNAGISPADDDSIETTELPAWDRVQDVNLKSVYLCSRAALRHMVPAGRGSIINTASFVALLGSATSQISYTASKGGVLAMSRELGVQFARQGVRVNALCPGPVNTPLLQELFAKDPERAQRRLVHVPMGRFAEPEELAAAVAFLASDDSSFITASAFVVDGGITNAYVTPL